The following coding sequences are from one Paenibacillus sp. FSL R5-0912 window:
- the rplT gene encoding 50S ribosomal protein L20, which translates to MARVKGGFVVRRRHKKVLKLAKGYFGSKHRIFKTAKEQVMKSMVYAYRDRRQTKRNFRRLWIVRINAAARLNGLSYSKLVYGLKLAGVEVNRKMLADLAVNDLNAFNSLAVVAKEKINA; encoded by the coding sequence ATGGCAAGAGTTAAAGGCGGATTTGTAGTTCGTCGTAGACATAAAAAAGTATTGAAACTGGCAAAAGGTTACTTCGGTTCCAAGCACCGCATTTTTAAAACAGCTAAAGAGCAAGTAATGAAATCGATGGTTTACGCTTACCGTGACCGTCGTCAGACTAAACGTAACTTCCGCAGACTGTGGATCGTTCGTATCAACGCAGCAGCGCGTTTGAACGGTCTTTCCTATAGCAAGCTTGTATACGGCCTGAAATTGGCTGGCGTAGAAGTGAACCGTAAGATGCTGGCTGATCTGGCAGTGAACGATCTGAATGCATTCAACTCCCTGGCTGTAGTTGCCAAAGAGAAGATCAACGCGTAA
- a CDS encoding glycosyltransferase family 2 protein — protein sequence MTDALFVTLQVILAAIAVYQFAFSLFGLHKKKNKVKYAPQKSFAVLVAAHNEEEVVGALMENLKQLNYPQELYDVFVICDNCTDNTAAIVREHGMNACVRTNTNLRGKGYAIEWMLKELWALPRQYDAVVMFDADNLAHTEFLTEMNNDLCSGGRVIQGYIDTKNPEDSWITAAYGVSYWYINRLWQLSRHNLKMANFLGGTGMCFETNLLKEMGWGATSLVEDLEFTMRSASKGVYPRFNYDAKVFDEKPLTFKASSRQRLRWMQGHFTVARRYFFPLLWQSIKERSLTKFDLALYGANVYIVLLTFLMTAVMWIDNSMFDGPHIANIYGHLPLWLSYFAIGANILTFLLAMALEKVKFKKVYLYLLAFPVYLLSWYPITFYAFFTQNNKQWSHTKHTRVVRLEEVQSKQV from the coding sequence ATGACAGACGCATTGTTTGTTACGCTCCAAGTGATCTTGGCGGCAATTGCAGTTTATCAGTTTGCATTCTCGCTGTTTGGACTGCACAAGAAAAAGAACAAGGTTAAGTATGCGCCGCAAAAGTCATTTGCCGTACTGGTTGCCGCGCACAACGAGGAAGAAGTAGTTGGCGCGTTAATGGAAAATTTGAAACAGCTTAATTATCCCCAGGAACTGTACGATGTATTTGTCATCTGCGATAACTGTACGGATAATACAGCAGCCATCGTACGGGAGCACGGCATGAATGCCTGTGTACGTACCAACACGAATCTTCGCGGAAAAGGGTATGCTATCGAGTGGATGCTCAAGGAGCTGTGGGCGCTGCCCCGCCAGTATGATGCTGTCGTGATGTTCGATGCCGACAACCTCGCGCATACCGAATTCCTGACCGAAATGAACAATGATCTATGTTCAGGGGGACGTGTAATTCAAGGTTATATTGATACCAAGAATCCGGAGGATTCATGGATTACCGCTGCTTATGGTGTATCCTACTGGTACATCAACCGGCTCTGGCAGCTGTCGCGCCATAATCTGAAGATGGCCAACTTCCTCGGCGGAACAGGCATGTGCTTCGAGACGAACCTGCTCAAAGAAATGGGCTGGGGGGCTACAAGTCTGGTTGAGGATTTGGAATTCACCATGCGCAGCGCTTCTAAGGGTGTGTATCCAAGATTCAACTATGATGCCAAGGTCTTCGATGAGAAGCCGCTTACGTTCAAGGCTTCCTCCAGACAGCGTCTGCGCTGGATGCAGGGGCATTTCACAGTCGCCCGCCGTTATTTCTTCCCTTTGCTGTGGCAGAGCATCAAAGAACGCAGCCTCACGAAGTTTGACTTGGCGCTCTATGGAGCGAATGTCTACATTGTGCTGCTGACATTCCTGATGACGGCTGTAATGTGGATCGATAACTCCATGTTCGATGGTCCGCATATTGCTAATATTTACGGTCATTTGCCGCTCTGGCTGAGCTACTTTGCCATTGGAGCCAATATTCTGACCTTCCTGCTGGCCATGGCGCTTGAGAAGGTGAAGTTCAAAAAGGTATATCTGTACCTCCTGGCCTTCCCGGTTTATCTGCTCTCGTGGTACCCCATTACGTTCTACGCGTTCTTCACGCAGAACAACAAGCAATGGAGCCATACCAAGCACACGCGTGTGGTGCGGCTTGAAGAAGTGCAGAGCAAGCAAGTGTAG
- the rpmI gene encoding 50S ribosomal protein L35 — protein sequence MPKMKTHSSLKGRFKITGTGKVLRYKAHKNHLLSHKSKRAKRVLNGNPVMAPGDVRRLKQGLANLK from the coding sequence ATGCCTAAAATGAAAACACATAGCAGCCTGAAAGGCCGCTTTAAGATCACTGGAACTGGTAAAGTATTGCGTTACAAAGCTCACAAGAACCACTTGCTGTCCCACAAATCGAAACGCGCAAAACGCGTATTGAACGGCAATCCAGTAATGGCCCCTGGGGATGTAAGACGTTTGAAACAAGGACTTGCTAACTTGAAATAG
- the infC gene encoding translation initiation factor IF-3: MINDEIRAKEVRLVGAEGEQIGIKPIREALQMAIDLNLDLVNVAPQAKPPVCRIMDYGKFRYETQKKEKEARKNQKIVDIKEVWFRANIEEHDYQTKFRNVIKFLGEGDKVKCSVRFRGREITHASIGQKILERVKNEVEDISVVERQPKLEGRSMIMILAPKAQ; this comes from the coding sequence ATGATCAATGATGAAATTCGGGCCAAAGAGGTTCGGCTGGTTGGAGCAGAAGGTGAACAAATCGGGATCAAACCGATCCGCGAGGCGTTGCAGATGGCGATCGATCTTAATCTTGATTTAGTCAATGTAGCACCGCAGGCGAAACCGCCGGTATGCCGCATCATGGATTACGGCAAGTTCCGTTATGAAACGCAGAAGAAAGAGAAGGAAGCGCGCAAGAACCAGAAGATCGTGGATATCAAGGAAGTCTGGTTCCGTGCTAACATTGAAGAACATGATTATCAGACCAAGTTCCGCAATGTTATCAAGTTCCTGGGCGAAGGCGATAAAGTGAAGTGCTCCGTTCGTTTCCGCGGACGTGAGATTACCCATGCGAGTATCGGCCAGAAGATCCTGGAGCGTGTGAAGAACGAAGTGGAAGATATTTCTGTTGTTGAGCGCCAGCCTAAGCTGGAAGGCCGCAGCATGATTATGATTTTGGCTCCAAAAGCCCAATAA
- a CDS encoding phosphatase PAP2 family protein, producing the protein MRPFFKKLHLLERLLFQWINGRLHNRFLNFWLWYLTHLGGATSSIGINLLIWALCPQPWRTTGLQALTALAVSHLPVAVAKKLYPRMRPYLALPGTNTFHNPLKDHSFPSGHTTAIFASTVPYMMAYPALTYILLPLACTVGFSRIYLGLHYPSDVIAGAVIGSGVAAGTLALWV; encoded by the coding sequence ATGAGACCTTTTTTCAAGAAACTGCATCTCTTGGAGCGGCTTCTCTTTCAATGGATTAACGGACGGCTGCACAACCGCTTTCTGAACTTCTGGCTCTGGTACCTCACTCATCTCGGAGGAGCTACGAGCTCCATTGGTATCAATCTTCTAATCTGGGCACTGTGTCCACAGCCATGGAGAACTACAGGACTGCAGGCACTGACCGCGCTGGCAGTAAGCCATCTGCCCGTTGCCGTTGCCAAAAAGCTCTATCCGCGCATGCGGCCTTATCTGGCGCTGCCGGGCACCAATACGTTTCATAATCCGCTTAAGGATCATTCTTTTCCTTCAGGCCATACTACAGCTATCTTCGCCTCTACGGTTCCTTATATGATGGCTTACCCTGCCCTGACCTATATCTTGCTTCCGCTCGCCTGCACGGTCGGCTTCTCCCGGATCTATCTCGGGCTGCATTATCCGTCCGATGTCATCGCTGGTGCGGTAATCGGCTCCGGCGTTGCCGCAGGCACGCTTGCGCTCTGGGTCTGA
- a CDS encoding acyl-CoA thioesterase, translating into MDQENKPQVVPASKYCHESRVFKTGRVFPNDVNNHKTLFGGKLMSTIDEVASISAMRHCRANVVTASADSVDFLLPIRPTDSVCFESFVSWTGRTSIEVFVKIISENLYTGERAVAATSFLTFVAVHEDGTPSPVPAIIAETEEEKLICQSANERSELRKIRRASSKKLASQLSTTKYWE; encoded by the coding sequence ATGGATCAAGAAAACAAACCTCAAGTTGTTCCGGCCTCTAAATACTGCCACGAATCCCGCGTATTCAAAACCGGCCGTGTCTTCCCGAATGATGTTAACAACCACAAAACATTGTTTGGTGGCAAACTGATGAGCACAATTGATGAAGTTGCCTCCATCTCGGCCATGCGCCACTGCCGTGCGAATGTGGTAACCGCCTCCGCTGACTCTGTAGACTTCCTTCTGCCGATCAGGCCCACAGATTCCGTCTGCTTCGAATCCTTCGTCTCCTGGACGGGGCGCACTAGCATCGAGGTATTCGTCAAAATCATCTCGGAGAACCTCTATACAGGCGAACGGGCTGTTGCCGCTACATCGTTTCTTACCTTCGTTGCAGTTCACGAAGATGGCACTCCATCTCCGGTTCCGGCCATCATTGCCGAGACTGAGGAAGAGAAGCTGATCTGCCAATCGGCCAACGAGCGTTCGGAGCTGCGCAAGATCAGACGCGCCAGCAGCAAGAAGCTGGCTTCACAGCTCAGCACAACAAAGTACTGGGAATAG